The genomic interval CAGGTGAAGGCAAAAGAAAatgctgtttttgttgttagtATATCTTGTGCTATTTTTGTATAGAGCCACAACACCCCTTAAAGTCAAGCCTGctgtcaataattattgtaccATCAGTTGTTGTTCCACTGTTGGTGGTTATGTTGATGATAGTAGGATGTGTTTCGTATCATCGATATCGACAGTTAGGCCAACATCTGACACACACTGTTGTGGAAAAAAGTACATATTATGGCAGCACTAAGATTGCACCCAATCTCAGCTCATTTCTTGTGTCATATACCTCGTTGCATTTGAGAGAACAGTATGCCTTTACTTCCATTTGTATTTGCATGGATTGTGATGTTGTAGCAGTGATACATGGTGTGTAGGATTGGAAGTGGAGGTTATGGTACAGTGTATCGTGCTAAGCTTCATGGGTCAACTGTGGCAGTAAAGATGATCAACTCTCAAAGCATGTATGATACTGGTACTGATATAAGTGCCTTCATTCGAGAAGCAGAAGTTTTAAGGTATGGTTGTTGGACTTGTTCATAACCAAGTAAATTTGACTGATTTACTTGTCTCAGAGTTAACCTCTTGCATGCCCATGTCTGTGCAAGCATGTCTGTAGTGATGTTGTGTATAAGGTCTTCGCATGCTCATTACTGGCATGTCACATGTGTCTAGTAAACTCCATCATGAAAATATTGTCCGATTGCTGGGTTTGTGCACTGAACCAGGAtatgtttgtattgtaatggAGTATGTACGAAAAGGGTCAGTCAAGAACTTATTGAGAACTCTCAATATTTCAATCAGTTGGCTACAGAAGTTGAAAATGGTTTGTTGCTTATAATTACATCGAACAGCAAACATAAATCCGTGTTGTGTTTCAGATCATTGATGCAGCTAATGGGATGGTATATTTGCATTCGAGACGGCCTCCCGTTATTCATCGTGACCTCAAGTCAAGCAATCTACTTGTCAACAACCACTGGAGAGTGAAAGTGTGTGATTTCGGTGTTGCCAAACATATTAAAGATACTCATGCCTTAAGAAGAGGGAGCAGTAGAAACACTCGAGCTCCAGGCACATTGCGGTTTACTGCTCCAGAAATGATGGCAGACAGACCAATAATGACAAGCAAAGCAGACGTTTATTCGTTTGCCATTGTTCTGTGGGAGTTCACTGCATCGTCAATTCCTCCGGTCAGGGACCCTGGAAACCTAAGCATACCACCATCATATTTATGTCCATTTCCTGAATTTACGTTGTCTTACCAGGTGAACTATAGGTGTGGACTAGGTTCAGTACATGTGCTTCTAACTAATCATGATATCTTTTAGATAATGGAAGCTGTTTGTCAAGGTAGAAGACCATCCATCCCTGCTTTATGTCCTCCTTCTGTTCAATGTCTAATGAAGCTTTGTTGGAGCAAGCAAAGAAAAGACCGGCCAACATTTCCTGTTGTTTTAGAGAAGCTGCATCAAGCTGCTGCTGAGATGGGACTCACATCATTGTCATCAGAAGCAAGTGAGAATGACTCTGTTTCAACAGCGTGAACAATCAGGAAATGAATGTATCTGGCCTTTATTTCTACTTGATTTTGACAAACTGTTTTGACAGACATGGAGGTGATGTTGTAGTGAGACTGCTGATCTGCAGTATGTATTATAGGCCTCAGTTTCATTAGATGCATGTACAGCTTTAGTGGCAAGACACTTGATTTACTATGCAATACAGAATTAGGAATCATGTGAATAGAGGCACACCTAAACACAACCAGGTAAAACAGGCTACAGGGTATTTTATTTGCTGTTTATTCAATAGTGACAAATGTGCTAACAGTGAGTATATATCATGATCAGATCCCATTGGAATTAAAACACAGCACTTGAATATGTATGAGGAAACAATGAGAAGGAAGCAATGTCTCACAATTACTGTAATTTCCTACAGAACCTGAACATAAAGCTAACTGACAATCCAACATGCATTTTTCTACACTTGAACTGTCAAATATCAGTGCTCTATCATCACAGTTTTGCCTCACCTGCCTCTCCTGATGGCTGTCCATTCTATACGTGTTTACTTTGCATATAAAGCAAGCCTTCCAGCTCCTCCTCTTCTCTTGCATTCAAGCTTAACTGTTGTCTCAACTGCTGTTGATGTAATTGTTTCACTTCATAGCCATCATTCACTAAAATCCTCACCACAAGCAACATATTGTCTACATCTTGTCGCCTAATACACTCCTCCAAAAGCAGGCATAGGCTCCAGTAGCTTGCAGACCATTTCTTTGCCACACATTTTGTCATAAAATCCATCACTTCTTCAAATGGCTGAACTTCAGCGTACAGACGTATTGCCCCACCAACACTATTTCGTGTTGGTGTCAGCTCCATCTCATCCATACAGTCAAGAATCAAAAGAGTAGTTCTAAACACCCCACTCTGATCGAGAGGAGATGGCACATAGCTAGTAACGGCTTGTAAGGCTTGGTCAACCAATCCAGGTGTCAAGCTTACATTCATGTGAACTGCATGATTCCAGAGAAACGCTGCTTCTGCCGACTCTCCTCGATGTTTACAAGAAAGGAAAAACTTTGAATAAGCGTACTCTGTAGGAATAAAGATACTAGGGACACACTGACGATAATGACGAAGAAACATAGATGCGGATCCAAACCTTGCAATGACAGTCAATAAATCTGTCAGGAATCTTGAGGGATTTGCAAAAGCAATAGGGCTTCCGCGTAAGAACAAAGCGTAAAGTCGTTCAGCAAGGGACACATCTTGTAGATCTAATACAGCCGGAGAAGCAAGGCCAAAAAAGTCAAAATCGTCTTCTTCAACTATCTTCTGTAAAGGTGATGGATCACGTTCCAAGTGATCTACGATGGTGTAAATAATGCCAACTTGATCATTTCTTACACAGAAACTAAGCAAGGCACTGTATGCTGCAAGTGTTGGTGTGACACCAGCCTCAGTGATCTCACGCCATATTTGCAACAGAAAGTTGCCATTCTGTTTTCCTGCATTCGAGATGGCTTTCACTATGACAGTCAACGTTATTGAGTCTGGTTTAATGGGATCTTCATTCGTGCTCATCTGTGACAGCAGCTCAGTGACTACGTCCAGATTGTTCTTTGTGCTAGCACCAGATGCCCTGATGAGGCTGTTGTAAGTTGCAATACGTGGCTGTAAACTCAACCTTCTCATTTGTCTGAAAATGTCCATAGCTTCCTCAAATAAACTGAATCTCACCTTTGATGCAATCATAATCTCGTACGTTTCCACGTTCTTTTCAGTCATTTGATCATAAAATTTACTTGCTGCCCTATTGCCGTGTTGCCAATGAAGAAACGCTGTGGTTTCTTGCCGTTCACTCAACCTTTCAATATCATCAACAGTTTCTTTCTCTTCTATCTTACTCTTTGTATTTATTTCCCCGTCCTCTTTCGACCAGTTATCGATCAAGCTATCATCTTTCAGACCATAGAAACACAGTAAATCAAGCAATCGGTTTTGACATTCAACGGACACTTGAACGTCGTCACTTCGCAGACGTTGAAACATCTTTACAGCTCTACTCGTCCGACGCTTGTCGATCAAGTAACGAAGTGCCTTTTCACTCCTCCCTCTAGACTTTCGTTTCATCTCCCTCTTTGCTCTCTCGTTTACCCGCTCGTCTGTAAGGGAGAGTTTCATGACGTCCCACCGAGAAGCGACGTATTCAGCCGCTTTTTGACCTGAAATTCTCGCCGCTTCATATCTCCGCACTTCTTTGCGAGACAAGGGCGCCATTGGATCTATTCTCGACAATCCTGCAGGCATTTGTCGGCTGCTGAAAGGAGAAACAGAATTTGTGAGTACACGACACACATGACTGACGCCATCGACTTCTTCTTCATTCGAAACCGCAGTATATAGGGTTAAGTATTGATTAAAAGATCGTAGGGAGGTCGATAGACGACGTGGTAATGCTGCTAAATGCACGAGACGAGCCGCCATTGGCCTCGAAGCTCCAAACACGCGCACCTGGCTAATGAGTCTGGGAAGGACGACATCAGGAGCAGGAGATCACGAAGTTGCCTCGACGTTGTCAAACTCTAGACAATAGTAGATGTGTTGTAAATAATAAATTCTAGATATAAAATTGCGACACAGAATAGACAATAAAAATGTTCAACAGCTTTTTTTATCTAGATCATACTAATATTGTTATTCTACGTCTAGATTCTTGCTCCCATCCTTGCAATTGCATAAGATGGTAACTGATATTTCAAAATGGGTATGCAAACTTTGAAAGGAAAGTACGACCACAACAATTAATTGCATTGGATATCTACAAATTTTTCAGTGGTTGTAGTGTCTGTAtactttaaattaattacctaCAGTATAGTACAGTCAGGCCTGGGGTTTGGGAGGGTTTAGGGGTTTAGGGGGTTTAGGAGGTTTGGGGGTTTAGGGGGTTTAGGAGGTTTGGGGGTTTAGGAGGTTTGGGGGTTTAGGGGGTTTAGGAGGTTTGGGAGGTTTGGGGGTTTAGGAGGTTTGAGAGGTCTAGCAGGTTTGGGAGCTTTGGGGGTTGGGAGgtttgggggttggaaggtttgggggttggaaggtTTGGGGGTTGGGAGGTTTGGGGGTTGGGAGGTTTGAGAGTTGGGATCCGGAGCTAGTGTGGGAACCGCCCTCAACTGTGAAAGTCCTCTTTCGATCCAAAGTCGCTTGTTTCATGTCGGACTCAGAAGTAGATGTAGACAAATTCTAAGTCTGTAGGTCTGCTCTAATTGCTCATTCTCAAATTCATTCTTGCAGACTAGCTAGAGCTATAGAATTGATCTCTTGCACTAAGTCTAGTGTTTGCTTTTGACTCCATCAAGATTGCTGATCTCTAGTTTCCGAAGACTATATGTAGACactaaaacataaaatcaCGTAATGGTTTGTGACGTCAGCGGTCCATTTTTGTAAACCTAACCGCCCACTTTCAACGCTAGATATGGCCATGCCTagggtactgtacagtgtactgatCTATAGGTAGTCTAAGTGATACATATGTTCAACGCTGTTTGCATGgtgtactgtacgtatacGTGAAGCACATAAACGTATAGATCGAACCGGCCGCGGGGAGAGAAGCACGGGGGCAGAAGCACGGGGGCAGAAGCACGGGGGCAGAAGCACGGGGGCAGAGCACGGGGGCAGAAGCACGGGGGCAGAAGCACGGGGCAGAAGCACGGGGGCAGAAGCACGGGGTAGAAGCACTGGG from Corticium candelabrum chromosome 14, ooCorCand1.1, whole genome shotgun sequence carries:
- the LOC134189701 gene encoding dual specificity protein kinase splB-like isoform X1 — its product is MKSAAGLGRPTVAVFVFFLLAVTLPHVIRSTTCDVEWGQVPPDPPCPENCVCRDDTSRSHFSTKRRCFNVTCTGKGLRSRMENLPALLPKGCVVISLTLIDYNLSKISKDFFARFRTHLLELHLISCHITSFHEKTFCYFKKLKTLSMSHNLLTTIPDWPFWKTPNLKSLDLSYNLFKGTGFVASSLCIQYRGSENPVLEKLNLQGCQINYLVSGSFDGCRLKNLDISSNNLSYIGRQELTGFSIDSNVVINLKNNVIHTMTNNSGVLRVMQQSHCSASMQHRILLLSGNQFCCNDKVLWMRRFKLCIDHDQPCYSYKETLFTFKPHQSNTCKLAPEPQHPLKSSLLSIIIVPSVVVPLLVVMLMIVGCVSYHRYRQLGQHLTHTVVEKSTYYGSTKIAPNLSSFLVSYTSLHLREQIGSGGYGTVYRAKLHGSTVAVKMINSQSMYDTGTDISAFIREAEVLSKLHHENIVRLLGLCTEPGYVCIVMEYVRKGSVKNLLRTLNISISWLQKLKMIIDAANGMVYLHSRRPPVIHRDLKSSNLLVNNHWRVKVCDFGVAKHIKDTHALRRGSSRNTRAPGTLRFTAPEMMADRPIMTSKADVYSFAIVLWEFTASSIPPVRDPGNLSIPPSYLCPFPEFTLSYQIMEAVCQGRRPSIPALCPPSVQCLMKLCWSKQRKDRPTFPVVLEKLHQAAAEMGLTSLSSEASENDSVSTA
- the LOC134189702 gene encoding small ribosomal subunit protein mS39-like, giving the protein MPAGLSRIDPMAPLSRKEVRRYEAARISGQKAAEYVASRWDVMKLSLTDERVNERAKREMKRKSRGRSEKALRYLIDKRRTSRAVKMFQRLRSDDVQVSVECQNRLLDLLCFYGLKDDSLIDNWSKEDGEINTKSKIEEKETVDDIERLSERQETTAFLHWQHGNRAASKFYDQMTEKNVETYEIMIASKVRFSLFEEAMDIFRQMRRLSLQPRIATYNSLIRASGASTKNNLDVVTELLSQMSTNEDPIKPDSITLTVIVKAISNAGKQNGNFLLQIWREITEAGVTPTLAAYSALLSFCVRNDQVGIIYTIVDHLERDPSPLQKIVEEDDFDFFGLASPAVLDLQDVSLAERLYALFLRGSPIAFANPSRFLTDLLTVIARFGSASMFLRHYRQCVPSIFIPTEYAYSKFFLSCKHRGESAEAAFLWNHAVHMNVSLTPGLVDQALQAVTSYVPSPLDQSGVFRTTLLILDCMDEMELTPTRNSVGGAIRLYAEVQPFEEVMDFMTKCVAKKWSASYWSLCLLLEECIRRQDVDNMLLVVRILVNDGYEVKQLHQQQLRQQLSLNAREEEELEGLLYMQSKHV